One genomic window of Novosphingobium aureum includes the following:
- a CDS encoding ABC-F family ATP-binding cassette domain-containing protein codes for MATAPILSWEGLGLIQGTGWLFKDLDINIAPRDRLALIGRNGAGKSTLLRLLAGSVEADAGTRSIQPGTRIVTLEQDPFFTGYDTLLDFAVHGEDGPAQHEVEAIADQLGIDLSREAKSASGGERRRAALCRALASEPDLLLLDEPTNHLDIAAIDWLESWLQRYNGAFVVISHDRTFLTRLTKATVWLDRGSLRRKEVGFGGFEAWEEEVQKEETRAAEKLDAKLKIEAHWLERGVTARRKRNQGRLAKLWEMRAERASMMGPTGTAKLAVAGDGSKTKSVIVAEHVTKRFGEGENERTVIKDFSLRIQRGDRIGIVGSNGSGKSTLLKLLTGEIQPDEGTVTQAQTLTSIVMDQQRSFLKPDMLLRDVIAEGSDWVDVRGVRKHVQGYLKDFLFDPSMIDAKIGTLSGGEQSRLLMAREFARPSNLLVLDEPTNDLDLETLDLLQEVISDYDGTVLIVSHDRDFLDRTVNLTLGLDGSGHIDVIAGGYADWEAKRRQRTSAGKAKAKGDDAAPPAPPKPKSTKLSYKDQRDYDLLPGRIEELEAAIERDEAALADPDLYTKNPDRFAALTKAIEKAQAEKDAAEERWLDLAEQVEG; via the coding sequence ATGGCAACCGCACCTATTCTCAGCTGGGAAGGCCTCGGCCTGATCCAGGGCACCGGCTGGCTCTTCAAGGACCTCGATATCAACATCGCGCCGCGCGACCGGCTGGCGCTGATCGGACGCAATGGCGCTGGCAAGTCGACGCTGCTGCGCCTGCTCGCCGGCTCGGTCGAGGCCGACGCGGGCACCCGCTCGATCCAGCCGGGCACGCGCATCGTGACGCTCGAACAGGACCCCTTCTTCACCGGCTACGACACCCTGCTCGACTTCGCCGTGCACGGCGAGGACGGCCCCGCCCAGCACGAGGTCGAGGCGATTGCCGACCAGCTCGGCATCGACCTCTCGCGTGAGGCGAAGAGCGCGTCGGGCGGCGAACGCCGCCGTGCCGCGCTGTGCCGCGCGCTGGCCTCGGAGCCCGACCTGCTGCTGCTCGACGAGCCGACCAACCACCTCGACATTGCCGCGATCGACTGGCTCGAAAGCTGGCTGCAGCGCTACAACGGCGCCTTCGTCGTGATCAGCCACGACCGTACCTTCCTCACCCGCCTGACCAAGGCGACGGTGTGGCTCGATCGCGGTTCGCTCAGGCGCAAGGAAGTCGGCTTCGGCGGCTTCGAAGCCTGGGAAGAGGAAGTCCAGAAGGAAGAGACCCGCGCCGCCGAGAAGCTCGATGCCAAGCTCAAGATCGAGGCGCACTGGCTCGAGCGCGGCGTGACCGCGCGGCGCAAGCGCAACCAGGGCCGCCTTGCCAAGCTGTGGGAAATGCGTGCCGAACGTGCCTCGATGATGGGTCCGACCGGCACTGCCAAGCTCGCGGTCGCGGGCGACGGCTCGAAGACCAAGTCGGTGATCGTTGCCGAGCACGTCACCAAACGCTTCGGCGAAGGCGAGAACGAGCGCACGGTCATCAAGGACTTTTCCCTGCGCATCCAGCGCGGAGACCGCATCGGCATCGTCGGCTCGAACGGCTCGGGCAAGTCGACGCTCCTCAAGCTGCTCACCGGCGAGATCCAGCCCGACGAAGGCACCGTCACGCAGGCGCAGACGCTGACCTCGATCGTGATGGACCAGCAGCGTTCGTTCCTGAAGCCCGACATGCTGCTGCGTGACGTGATCGCGGAAGGCAGCGACTGGGTCGACGTTCGCGGGGTGCGCAAGCACGTTCAGGGCTATCTCAAGGACTTCCTGTTCGATCCCTCGATGATCGACGCCAAGATCGGCACGCTTTCGGGCGGCGAGCAGTCGCGCCTGCTCATGGCGCGCGAGTTCGCGCGTCCCTCCAACCTGCTTGTGCTCGACGAGCCGACCAACGATCTCGATCTCGAGACGCTCGACCTGCTGCAGGAAGTGATCTCGGACTACGATGGCACCGTGCTCATCGTCAGCCACGACCGCGACTTCCTCGACCGCACCGTCAACCTGACGCTGGGCCTCGACGGCTCGGGCCACATCGACGTGATCGCGGGCGGTTATGCCGACTGGGAAGCCAAGCGGCGCCAGCGCACCTCGGCCGGCAAGGCGAAGGCCAAGGGCGATGACGCTGCGCCCCCTGCCCCGCCCAAGCCCAAGAGCACCAAGCTCTCCTACAAGGACCAGCGCGACTACGACCTGCTGCCCGGCCGGATCGAGGAACTGGAAGCCGCGATCGAGCGCGACGAGGCGGCGCTCGCCGACCCCGACCTCTACACCAAGAACCCCGACAGGTTCGCCGCCCTGACCAAGGCGATCGAGAAGGCCCAGGCCGAGAAGGACGCCGCCGAAGAACGCTGGCTCGATCTCGCCGAACAGGTCGAAGGCTGA
- a CDS encoding polyprenyl synthetase family protein encodes MSADVISLRTRGPQPSLAPMLALTASGMNSVNSVILDRMQSEIPLIPALAGHLIAGGGKRMRPMLTVAGAELCGYQGTRHHKLAAAVEFIHTATLLHDDVVDGSEMRRGKAAANIVFGNPATVLVGDFLFTRSFELMVEDGSLKVLKILSRASSVIAQGEVDQLTAQRKIETSEDHYLEIIGSKTAALFAAATRISAVIAEKSEAEELALDAYGRNLGIAFQLVDDAIDYDSEAAESGKDKGDDFREGKMTLPVILAYARGNAEERKFWEDAIAGFRTEDEDLAHAVELINRHACVEATRERARLYAQRAIDAISIFPAGAARDAMCEAVEFAVARRY; translated from the coding sequence ATGAGTGCAGATGTCATTTCCCTGCGCACGCGCGGGCCGCAACCTTCCCTCGCTCCCATGCTGGCGCTCACCGCCTCCGGCATGAACAGCGTCAACTCGGTCATCCTCGACCGCATGCAGAGCGAGATTCCCCTGATCCCGGCGCTGGCCGGGCACCTCATTGCGGGTGGGGGCAAGCGTATGCGCCCGATGCTGACCGTCGCCGGGGCCGAACTGTGCGGCTACCAGGGCACGCGGCATCACAAGCTCGCTGCTGCGGTGGAATTCATCCATACCGCGACCCTGCTCCACGACGACGTCGTCGATGGCTCGGAGATGCGTCGCGGCAAGGCTGCCGCCAACATCGTCTTCGGCAACCCGGCCACGGTGCTGGTGGGCGACTTCCTGTTCACCCGTTCGTTCGAGCTGATGGTCGAGGATGGCAGCCTCAAGGTGCTCAAGATCCTCTCGCGCGCCAGCTCGGTGATCGCGCAGGGCGAGGTCGACCAGTTGACCGCGCAGCGCAAGATCGAGACGAGCGAGGACCACTATCTCGAGATCATCGGCTCCAAGACTGCCGCACTTTTCGCTGCCGCGACGCGTATCTCGGCGGTCATCGCCGAGAAGAGCGAGGCCGAGGAGCTCGCACTCGATGCCTACGGGCGCAATCTCGGCATCGCCTTCCAGCTCGTCGACGATGCGATCGACTACGATTCCGAGGCCGCCGAATCGGGCAAGGACAAGGGCGACGACTTCCGCGAGGGGAAGATGACCCTCCCGGTCATCCTCGCCTATGCGCGCGGCAATGCCGAAGAGCGCAAGTTCTGGGAGGATGCCATCGCCGGATTTCGCACCGAGGACGAGGATCTCGCTCACGCGGTCGAGTTGATCAATCGCCACGCCTGTGTCGAGGCCACGCGCGAGCGTGCGCGCCTTTATGCGCAGCGTGCGATCGATGCGATCTCGATCTTCCCGGCAGGCGCCGCACGCGACGCGATGTGCGAGGCGGTCGAGTTCGCGGTAGCGCGTCGCTACTGA
- a CDS encoding DUF885 domain-containing protein yields the protein MKRRDFMTGTGTALALGASGFVPGFAAAQDGNAADETFTKMLDGIFYEQLTLSPEFATMLGLDSGERAGLKSQLSDRSAKGREEGLESNRAALAKVEAFDPALLSPAGKRNRELALYQLRQGTVAPAQFELDSAQMPYRVTQMSGAYFSVPDFLNSQHTVTTKADAQAYLARLSEFAVALDQDTQVQQDLATRGIVAPGWSLDLALAQMAKLRASAPLESGMVRSLASRAQQAGIAGDWAAKAARIVEKAVYPALDRQMKLIEAQRATTPAGDGAWRFPKGDEVYAEALKEATTTDYSPEEIHKIGLEQVADLEARLDTVLEKAGLTQGTVGQRLAELNARADQLYPNTDEGREALITSLNEGLRAMYAKLPQAFSNVPQDPIEIRRVPPEIQDGASNGYYSPAALDGSRDAIYWINLKDTADWPKYSLPSLTYHEGVPGHHLQQGYSQAGGDLPLMLANNFISSYAEGWALYAEQLSDELGGYNGVEAAGYLQSFLFRAVRLVVDTGIHHYQWSREKATDYMVETVGFARPRSQREIERYCVLIGQACSYKMGHIIWTKTRAKAQGVLGDKFSLPWFHEILTEGVMPLTMLEKRVDERIAARMNGR from the coding sequence ATGAAGCGACGCGATTTCATGACGGGGACGGGGACCGCCCTTGCTCTGGGGGCCTCGGGCTTTGTTCCCGGGTTCGCCGCAGCGCAGGATGGCAACGCGGCCGACGAGACTTTCACGAAGATGCTTGATGGCATCTTCTACGAGCAGCTCACGCTGTCGCCTGAATTCGCGACGATGCTGGGTCTCGACAGCGGCGAGCGGGCAGGGCTCAAGTCGCAGTTGTCCGATAGAAGCGCAAAGGGGCGTGAGGAAGGACTGGAGTCCAACCGTGCCGCACTCGCCAAGGTCGAGGCATTCGATCCCGCGCTGCTCAGCCCGGCAGGCAAGCGCAATCGCGAACTGGCACTGTACCAGTTGCGCCAGGGAACCGTCGCGCCCGCGCAGTTCGAGCTCGACAGCGCACAGATGCCTTATCGCGTGACGCAGATGAGCGGCGCCTACTTCAGCGTTCCCGACTTTCTCAATTCGCAGCACACGGTCACGACCAAGGCGGACGCGCAGGCCTATCTGGCGCGCCTCTCCGAATTCGCGGTGGCGCTCGACCAGGATACCCAGGTTCAGCAGGACCTTGCGACGCGGGGCATCGTAGCGCCGGGCTGGTCGCTCGATCTCGCGTTGGCACAGATGGCCAAGCTGCGTGCATCGGCGCCGCTGGAGAGCGGTATGGTCCGCTCGTTGGCAAGCCGGGCGCAGCAGGCAGGGATCGCCGGAGACTGGGCGGCGAAGGCAGCCAGGATCGTCGAGAAGGCGGTCTATCCTGCGCTCGATCGGCAGATGAAGCTGATCGAGGCGCAGCGTGCGACCACGCCTGCAGGCGATGGTGCATGGCGCTTCCCGAAGGGCGACGAGGTCTATGCCGAGGCGCTCAAGGAAGCGACCACGACCGACTACAGCCCCGAGGAAATCCACAAGATCGGGCTCGAGCAGGTTGCCGACCTCGAGGCGCGTCTCGACACGGTACTCGAGAAGGCCGGGCTCACCCAGGGCACGGTCGGGCAGCGTCTCGCCGAACTCAACGCGCGGGCCGACCAGCTCTATCCCAATACCGACGAAGGGCGCGAGGCGCTGATCACCTCGCTCAACGAGGGGCTGCGCGCGATGTACGCGAAGTTGCCGCAGGCCTTCTCGAACGTACCGCAGGACCCGATCGAGATCCGGCGCGTGCCGCCCGAGATCCAGGACGGAGCCTCTAACGGCTACTATTCGCCCGCTGCGCTCGATGGCTCGCGCGACGCGATCTACTGGATCAACCTCAAGGACACGGCCGACTGGCCCAAGTACTCGCTGCCATCGTTGACCTACCACGAAGGCGTGCCCGGGCATCATCTCCAGCAAGGCTACTCGCAGGCTGGCGGCGACCTGCCGCTGATGCTCGCCAACAACTTCATCTCGTCCTACGCCGAGGGCTGGGCGCTCTATGCCGAGCAGCTCTCGGACGAACTGGGTGGCTACAACGGGGTGGAGGCTGCCGGATACCTGCAGAGCTTCCTGTTCCGCGCGGTACGCCTCGTCGTTGATACGGGTATTCACCACTACCAGTGGAGCCGCGAGAAGGCGACCGATTACATGGTCGAGACGGTCGGCTTCGCTCGCCCGCGCTCACAGCGCGAGATCGAGCGCTACTGTGTGCTGATCGGGCAGGCCTGCTCGTACAAGATGGGCCACATCATCTGGACCAAGACCCGCGCCAAGGCGCAGGGCGTGCTGGGCGACAAGTTCAGCCTGCCCTGGTTCCACGAGATCCTGACCGAGGGCGTCATGCCGCTCACCATGCTCGAAAAGCGCGTCGACGAGCGCATCGCGGCGCGCATGAACGGGCGCTAG
- the secF gene encoding protein translocase subunit SecF — protein MRLIKLVPDNTNIKFLRWRVPFYIVSVLLIVASWGLVVTKGLNYGVDFAGGQEIQATFEKHPEAPIADLREVVGKLGYGDPVIQRFGAANEVSIRTKLPESAEGNPGAAEAISKKIVGAIRTTYPDVRIDGVSTVSGKVSGEFREMAIWALGAAMLAISLYIWVRFEWQFGVGALFALFHDVSLTLGMFALFQMEFSLQIIAAILAIIGYSLNDTIVVYDRIREDLKKYRKMPLPELLDMSVNETLARTVMTSATLLVALIPLLLFGPESLFGLVAAITVGIFVGTYSSIYMAAPILIWLGVSGDSFVPGESEIDRQERMARERGSARS, from the coding sequence ATGCGCCTCATCAAACTCGTACCCGACAACACCAACATCAAGTTCCTGCGCTGGCGGGTCCCGTTCTACATCGTCAGCGTCCTGCTGATCGTTGCGAGCTGGGGCCTGGTGGTGACCAAGGGGCTCAACTATGGTGTCGACTTCGCCGGTGGCCAGGAAATCCAGGCTACCTTCGAGAAGCACCCCGAGGCCCCCATCGCGGACTTGCGCGAGGTGGTCGGCAAGCTTGGCTACGGCGACCCGGTGATCCAGCGCTTCGGCGCGGCCAACGAGGTCTCGATCCGCACCAAGCTGCCCGAATCGGCAGAAGGCAACCCCGGCGCAGCCGAGGCCATCTCGAAGAAGATCGTCGGTGCCATCCGCACCACCTATCCCGACGTGCGCATCGACGGTGTGAGCACGGTCTCGGGCAAGGTCTCGGGTGAATTCCGCGAAATGGCGATCTGGGCGCTAGGCGCGGCGATGCTCGCGATCTCGCTCTATATCTGGGTTCGCTTCGAGTGGCAGTTCGGCGTGGGCGCGCTCTTCGCGCTGTTCCACGACGTTTCGCTGACCTTGGGCATGTTCGCGCTGTTCCAGATGGAATTCAGCCTGCAGATCATCGCCGCGATCCTCGCCATCATCGGCTACTCGCTTAACGACACCATTGTCGTCTACGACCGTATCCGCGAGGACCTGAAGAAGTATCGCAAGATGCCGCTGCCCGAGCTGCTCGACATGTCGGTCAACGAGACGCTCGCGCGTACGGTGATGACCTCGGCGACGCTGTTGGTCGCGCTGATCCCGCTGCTGCTGTTCGGCCCGGAGAGCCTCTTCGGCCTCGTCGCGGCGATCACTGTGGGCATCTTCGTTGGTACCTATAGCTCGATCTACATGGCCGCCCCGATCCTGATCTGGCTGGGCGTGAGCGGCGACAGCTTCGTGCCCGGCGAATCGGAGATCGACCGTCAGGAGCGCATGGCGCGCGAGCGCGGCTCCGCGCGTAGCTGA
- a CDS encoding sensor histidine kinase — translation MMLIAAGWIFVLLLLGGVALDRTLTGLVTRSFDEQLGYMLTAMIGSAEIGVDGEVYFNRPLGDQRFLEPNSGLYWQIRARGHEDFPSRSLWDRSLDVPDDHFDAQPHVYDSNQFAGEPLRVLERSIILPGSDTQWMFTVAASRVELDEQIKMFRSILVYSFVALGFGLLVMAGLQTWYGLFPLRHVRRAIQKLRTTGAARVTDPLPQEVEPLVAELNALLSHTERQAEEARTHAGNLAHALKTPLTVIMNAATAKSGDLDTTVIREAANMRRHVDHHLARARAVGRRAAGMSRAEVWPSLEAVFRAVERLYDATRFDFDGNRDAVVAIEKQDLEELLGNLIENAAKYGGGSVFVTVDAVRPEERDARFCEIWIEDDGMGIPEDERIRIFDRGARLDTGKPGTGLGLAIVRDVVEIYGGTVELDESEDLGGLLVKLRLPRAAALV, via the coding sequence ATGATGCTGATCGCGGCGGGCTGGATATTCGTCCTGCTGCTGCTGGGCGGCGTCGCGCTCGACCGCACGCTGACCGGCCTCGTCACGCGAAGCTTCGACGAGCAGTTGGGCTACATGCTTACCGCGATGATCGGCTCGGCCGAGATCGGCGTCGATGGCGAGGTCTATTTCAATCGCCCGCTTGGCGACCAGCGCTTCCTCGAACCCAATTCCGGTTTGTACTGGCAGATTCGTGCACGCGGGCACGAAGATTTTCCATCGCGTTCGCTGTGGGACCGCAGTCTCGACGTACCCGATGATCATTTCGACGCGCAGCCGCACGTCTACGATTCGAATCAGTTCGCGGGCGAACCGCTGCGCGTGCTCGAACGCTCGATAATCCTGCCGGGCAGCGACACCCAGTGGATGTTCACCGTCGCGGCCAGTCGCGTCGAGCTCGACGAGCAGATCAAGATGTTCCGCTCTATCCTCGTCTACAGCTTCGTAGCGCTGGGTTTCGGGCTCCTGGTCATGGCGGGATTGCAGACCTGGTATGGCCTGTTCCCGCTGCGCCATGTGCGCCGGGCAATCCAGAAATTGCGCACGACCGGTGCTGCGCGCGTCACCGATCCGCTGCCGCAGGAAGTCGAGCCGTTGGTGGCCGAACTCAACGCCCTGCTTTCCCATACCGAGCGGCAGGCCGAGGAAGCGCGCACCCATGCAGGCAATCTCGCCCATGCGCTGAAGACGCCGCTGACAGTGATCATGAACGCGGCAACGGCCAAGTCCGGCGACCTCGATACGACGGTGATCCGCGAGGCGGCCAACATGCGTCGTCACGTCGACCACCACCTTGCGCGCGCGCGCGCGGTCGGACGGCGGGCGGCGGGCATGTCGCGCGCAGAAGTGTGGCCAAGTCTCGAGGCAGTGTTCCGCGCGGTCGAGCGCCTTTATGACGCGACCCGCTTCGATTTCGACGGCAACCGCGATGCCGTGGTCGCGATCGAGAAACAGGATCTCGAGGAACTGCTCGGCAACCTGATCGAGAACGCGGCCAAGTACGGGGGCGGCAGTGTCTTCGTGACGGTCGATGCTGTCCGTCCCGAAGAGCGCGACGCGCGCTTTTGCGAGATTTGGATCGAGGACGACGGCATGGGCATTCCCGAAGACGAGCGCATCCGCATCTTCGATCGCGGCGCGCGGCTCGATACCGGCAAGCCGGGCACGGGTCTCGGTCTCGCCATCGTGCGCGATGTCGTCGAGATTTATGGAGGCACCGTCGAGCTCGACGAGAGCGAGGATCTGGGGGGGCTGCTCGTCAAGCTGCGCCTTCCACGGGCCGCTGCTCTTGTCTGA
- a CDS encoding chorismate mutase: protein MTQQNPEAAAEAGKVLAGFRSSIDNIDAALIHMLAERFRITQAVGAYKAEHNLPASDPGREKIQIERLRRLAEDAHLDPDFGEKFLRFIIDEVIRHHERAKAG, encoded by the coding sequence ATGACCCAGCAAAATCCCGAAGCAGCCGCCGAAGCAGGCAAGGTCCTGGCCGGTTTCCGTTCGAGCATCGACAACATCGATGCCGCGCTGATCCACATGCTTGCCGAGCGCTTCCGTATCACGCAGGCGGTCGGCGCCTACAAGGCCGAGCACAACCTGCCGGCCTCGGACCCGGGCCGCGAAAAAATCCAGATCGAGCGTCTGCGCCGTCTTGCCGAGGACGCGCACCTCGATCCCGACTTCGGCGAGAAGTTCCTGCGCTTCATCATCGACGAGGTGATCCGCCACCACGAGCGCGCCAAGGCCGGCTGA
- a CDS encoding glycosyltransferase — protein MRIVSIATLFPNPVKPGFGKFVSNQMRAVAARGDVDLTMISPLGIPPWPLSLREPYASLAKVEDISDVAGIRTHYPRFTTIPMIGGDSNPARIAKAVLPLVRRLHAEKPFDLVDAQFFFPDGPVAAIIARELGLPMTVKSRGADVHYWGRRPDALEQMQQAAEQASGLLTVSKALREDMLALGMPADKIAVHYTGLDRERFHPTERGAARALVSAIPTLGIWTKGPLIVTPGALIPRKGQGLVLEALIHLPDARLALAGAGEDEMRLRAEAKVLGILDRVHFLGQVDHEMLPQVLCAADVMVLPSASEGLANVWIEGLACGTPIVIPDIGGAREIVKDPSAGRIVERTPEAIAAAVTDILADPPSQAEVAEHVSRFSWGVNAENLVHFWRAVLDGEPVHTGS, from the coding sequence ATGCGTATTGTCTCGATAGCCACGCTGTTCCCCAATCCGGTCAAGCCCGGCTTCGGAAAGTTCGTCAGCAACCAGATGCGCGCGGTGGCCGCGCGCGGCGATGTCGACCTGACGATGATCAGCCCGCTCGGCATTCCGCCCTGGCCGCTCTCGCTTCGCGAGCCTTACGCGAGCCTCGCGAAGGTCGAGGACATCAGCGACGTGGCCGGCATCCGGACCCACTACCCGCGCTTCACCACGATCCCGATGATCGGCGGCGATTCGAACCCTGCGCGCATCGCCAAGGCCGTGTTGCCGCTGGTTCGACGGCTTCATGCCGAAAAGCCCTTCGATCTGGTCGATGCGCAGTTCTTCTTTCCCGATGGCCCCGTCGCCGCGATCATCGCGCGCGAACTGGGGCTGCCGATGACGGTCAAGTCGCGCGGAGCGGACGTGCATTACTGGGGGCGCCGACCGGATGCGCTCGAACAGATGCAGCAGGCCGCCGAGCAGGCATCGGGCCTGCTCACCGTCAGCAAGGCCCTGCGCGAGGACATGCTCGCGCTCGGCATGCCCGCCGACAAGATCGCGGTGCACTACACCGGCCTCGACCGGGAGCGGTTCCACCCGACCGAACGCGGCGCTGCGCGCGCGCTCGTCTCGGCGATCCCGACGCTCGGCATCTGGACCAAGGGCCCACTCATCGTCACCCCGGGCGCGCTCATCCCGCGCAAGGGACAGGGGCTGGTGCTCGAGGCGCTGATCCACCTTCCCGACGCGCGCCTTGCACTGGCGGGTGCGGGGGAGGACGAGATGCGGCTACGCGCCGAGGCCAAGGTTCTGGGCATCCTCGACAGGGTGCATTTCCTCGGACAGGTCGATCACGAGATGCTGCCGCAGGTCCTTTGTGCAGCCGACGTGATGGTCCTGCCCTCTGCCAGCGAGGGCCTGGCCAATGTGTGGATCGAGGGACTGGCCTGCGGCACGCCTATCGTCATTCCCGACATCGGCGGTGCACGCGAGATCGTGAAGGACCCGAGCGCGGGGCGCATCGTCGAGCGCACCCCCGAGGCGATCGCGGCTGCGGTCACCGACATCCTCGCCGATCCGCCCAGCCAGGCCGAAGTCGCCGAGCACGTCAGCCGCTTCAGCTGGGGCGTCAACGCGGAGAACCTCGTCCACTTCTGGCGTGCCGTGCTCGACGGCGAGCCGGTCCATACCGGAAGCTGA
- a CDS encoding energy transducer TonB family protein, producing MFLGPAASEPRGYRSGSPRQRAVSATLSAAVVLLALLFALYQTQIAPHLDQPQTVTSFDVPGEKDDDEGDEAQDKEKSEEKEKAPETKQREPSPDPKPVETPQVEPPKAQKQAFTFMKLSSADMAAADIGRMSGPAPAQSPAGSGSVYGPGEGPGGAVLYNADWYRPPTDAELAGYLPARRPDTGWGMIACQTIEQYRVENCQILGESPRGSGFGRAVLEAAWQFRVQPPRINGKPQLGTWVRIRIDYGTRRSG from the coding sequence ATGTTCCTAGGTCCCGCAGCATCCGAACCGAGAGGATATCGTTCCGGTTCGCCGCGCCAGAGAGCTGTCTCCGCGACGCTCTCGGCTGCGGTGGTGCTGCTTGCCCTGCTTTTCGCGCTCTACCAGACCCAGATCGCGCCGCATCTCGACCAGCCTCAGACGGTGACCAGCTTCGACGTCCCGGGCGAGAAGGACGACGACGAGGGCGACGAGGCGCAGGACAAGGAAAAGAGCGAGGAGAAGGAAAAGGCGCCCGAGACCAAGCAGCGCGAGCCATCGCCCGATCCCAAGCCTGTCGAGACCCCGCAGGTCGAGCCACCCAAGGCGCAGAAGCAGGCCTTCACCTTCATGAAGCTGTCGAGCGCGGACATGGCGGCTGCGGATATCGGACGGATGAGCGGACCGGCACCGGCACAGTCGCCGGCTGGTTCGGGCAGTGTCTATGGTCCGGGCGAGGGGCCGGGCGGAGCGGTGCTCTACAACGCGGACTGGTATCGCCCGCCTACCGACGCCGAGCTGGCCGGTTATCTGCCTGCACGACGGCCCGATACCGGCTGGGGCATGATCGCGTGCCAGACGATCGAGCAGTACCGGGTCGAGAATTGCCAGATCCTGGGCGAATCGCCGCGAGGGTCGGGCTTTGGACGCGCGGTGCTCGAGGCCGCCTGGCAGTTCCGCGTGCAGCCTCCGCGCATCAACGGCAAGCCGCAGCTGGGCACCTGGGTGCGCATCCGCATCGATTACGGAACGCGTCGCAGCGGCTGA
- a CDS encoding PepSY domain-containing protein, protein MPAFVSRSLLAGALGALVLGGVCVSMPTKSVHAEEQGGEQGQARKARKAGNILSIRQIEQIVLPRMSGMQYLGPEYDPAAMAYRLKFIDDGKVYFVDVDARTGRIIGQSR, encoded by the coding sequence ATGCCCGCTTTCGTATCCCGTTCGCTTCTCGCCGGGGCGCTTGGCGCCCTCGTGCTCGGGGGCGTGTGCGTATCCATGCCGACGAAGAGCGTGCATGCTGAGGAGCAAGGCGGCGAGCAGGGGCAGGCGCGCAAGGCACGCAAGGCCGGCAACATCCTCTCGATTCGCCAGATCGAACAGATCGTGCTGCCGCGCATGTCGGGCATGCAGTACCTTGGCCCCGAATACGATCCGGCCGCGATGGCCTATCGCCTCAAGTTCATCGACGACGGCAAGGTCTACTTCGTCGACGTCGATGCGCGGACCGGCCGCATCATCGGTCAGTCGCGCTAG
- a CDS encoding response regulator transcription factor, which produces MRILIVEDEPTLGNQLKSTLEQTGYAVDLSTDGEDGHFLGSTEDYDAVILDLGLPEIDGLTVLGMWRREGRNFPVLVLTARDSWSDKVAGLDAGADDYLAKPFQTEELIARLRALIRRASGNTSSELTAGDVRLDTRSGRVTLAGEPVKLTAQEYKLLSYLMHHKGKVVSRTELIEHIYDQDFDRDSNTIEVFVTRIRKKLGADVITTIRGLGYSLDDPAGPPRT; this is translated from the coding sequence TTGCGCATCCTGATCGTCGAGGATGAACCCACGCTCGGCAACCAGCTCAAGTCGACGCTCGAACAGACCGGCTATGCCGTCGATCTCTCGACCGACGGCGAGGACGGGCATTTCCTCGGCTCGACCGAAGACTACGATGCTGTGATCCTCGATCTCGGCCTTCCCGAGATCGACGGGCTGACCGTGCTCGGTATGTGGCGGCGCGAAGGGCGCAATTTCCCCGTTCTGGTGCTGACCGCGCGCGATTCGTGGTCGGACAAGGTCGCCGGCCTCGATGCAGGCGCCGACGATTACCTTGCCAAGCCGTTCCAGACCGAGGAGCTGATCGCCCGCCTGCGCGCCCTGATCCGCCGCGCCTCGGGTAATACTTCGAGCGAACTGACCGCAGGCGATGTCCGCCTCGACACGCGCTCGGGCCGTGTCACGCTGGCGGGCGAGCCGGTCAAGCTGACCGCGCAGGAATACAAGCTGCTGTCCTACCTGATGCACCACAAGGGCAAGGTCGTCAGCCGCACCGAACTCATCGAGCATATCTACGACCAGGATTTCGACCGCGATTCCAACACGATCGAGGTCTTCGTAACGCGTATCCGCAAGAAGCTTGGTGCCGACGTGATCACCACCATCCGTGGTCTGGGCTACAGTCTCGACGATCCTGCCGGTCCGCCGCGGACCTGA